The proteins below are encoded in one region of Triticum aestivum cultivar Chinese Spring chromosome 1B, IWGSC CS RefSeq v2.1, whole genome shotgun sequence:
- the LOC123111103 gene encoding alanine aminotransferase 2 isoform X2, which translates to MAATVAVDNLNPKVLKCEYAVRGEIVIHAQRLQQQLQTQPGSLPFDEILYCNIGNPQSLGQQPVTFFREVLALCDHPDLLKKEEIKTLFSADSISRAKQILALIPGRATGAYSHSQGIKGLRDAIASGIASRDGFPANADDIFLTDGASPGVHLMMQLLIRNEKDGILVPIPQYPLYSASIALHGGSLVPYYLNESTGWGLEISDVKKQLEDARSRGIDVRALVVINPGNPTGQVLAEENQYDIVKFCKNEGLVLLADEVYQENIYADNKKFHSFKKIVRSLGYGEEDLPLVSYQSVSKGYYGECGKRGGYMEITGFSAPVREQIYKIASVNLCSNITGQILASLVMNPPKASDESYASYKAEKDGILASLARRAKALEIAFSKLEGITCNKAEGAMYLFPQICLPQKAIEAAKAANKAPDAFYALRLLESTGIVVVPGSGFGQVPGTWHFRCTILPQEEKIPAIISRFTVFHETFMAEYRD; encoded by the exons ATGGCTGCCACCGTCGCCGTGGACAACCTCAACCCCAAG GTTTTAAAATGTGAGTATGCTGTGCGTGGAGAGATTGTCATCCATGCTCAG CGCTTGCAGCAACAGCTGCAAACTCAACCAGGATCTCTACCTTTTGATGAG ATCCTCTATTGTAACATTGGGAACCCACAATCTCTTGGTCAGCAACCAGTTACATTCTTCAGGGAG GTTCTTGCACTTTGTGATCATCCAGACCTGTTGAAAAAAGAGGAAATCAAAACATTGTTCAG TGCTGATTCTATTTCTCGAGCAAAGCAGATTCTTGCCTTGATACCTGGAAGAGCAACAGGAGCATACAGTCATAGCCAG GGTATAAAAGGACTTCGTGATGCAATTGCTTCTGGGATCGCTTCACGAGATGGATTCCCTGCTAATGCTGATGATATTTTTCTTACAGACGGAGCAAGTCCTGGG GTGCACCTGATGATGCAATTACTGATAAGGAATGAGAAAGATGGCATTCTTGTCCCGATTCCTCAGTACCCTTTGTACTCGGCTTCTATAGCTCTTCATGGCGGATCTCTT GTCCCATACTATCTCAATGAATCGACAGGCTGGGGTTTGGAAATCTCTGATGTTAAGAAGCAACTCGAAGATGCTCGGTCAAGAGGCATCGACGTTAGGGCTTTGGTGGTTATCAATCCAGGAAATCCTACTGGACAG GTACTTGCTGAGGAAAACCAATATGACATAGTGAAGTTCTGCAAAAATGAGGGTCTTGTTCTTCTGGCTGATGAG GTATACCAAGAGAACATCTACGCTGACAACAAGAAATTCCACTCTTTCAAGAAGATAGTGAGATCCTTGGGATACGGCGAGGAGGATCTCCCTCTAGTATCATATCAATCTGTTTCTAAGG GATATTATGGTGAGTGTGGTAAAAGAGGTGGTTACATGGAGATTACTGGCTTCAGTGCTCCAGTAAGAGAGCAGATCTACAAAATAGCATCAGTGAACCTATGTTCCAATATCACCGGCCAGATCCTTGCTAGTCTTGTCATGAACCCACCAAAG GCAAGTGATGAATCATATGCTTCATACAAGGCAGAAAAAGATGGGATCCTTGCATCATTAGCTCGTCGTGCGAAG GCATTGGAGATTGCATTCAGTAAACTTGAGGGAATTACTTGCAACAAGGCTGAAGGAGCAATGTACCTGTTCCCTCAAATCTGTCTACCACAGAAGGCGATTGAGGCCGCTAAAGCTGCTAACAAAGCACCTGATGCATTCTATGCTCTTCGTCTCCTTGAGTCAACTGGAATCGTTGTTGTCCCTGGATCTGGATTTGGACAG gttcctggCACATGGCACTTCAGGTGCACGATCCTTCCGCAGGAGGAGAAGATCCCGGCGATCATCTCCCGCTTCACGGTGTTCCATGAGACGTTCATGGCAGAGTACCGTGACTAA
- the LOC123111103 gene encoding alanine aminotransferase 2 isoform X1: MLCVERLSSMLSACSNSCKLNQDLYLLMRSSIVTLGTHNLLVSNQLHSSGRYVNFVPAEFKVCSAGFLHGISQVLALCDHPDLLKKEEIKTLFSADSISRAKQILALIPGRATGAYSHSQGIKGLRDAIASGIASRDGFPANADDIFLTDGASPGVHLMMQLLIRNEKDGILVPIPQYPLYSASIALHGGSLVPYYLNESTGWGLEISDVKKQLEDARSRGIDVRALVVINPGNPTGQVLAEENQYDIVKFCKNEGLVLLADEVYQENIYADNKKFHSFKKIVRSLGYGEEDLPLVSYQSVSKGYYGECGKRGGYMEITGFSAPVREQIYKIASVNLCSNITGQILASLVMNPPKASDESYASYKAEKDGILASLARRAKALEIAFSKLEGITCNKAEGAMYLFPQICLPQKAIEAAKAANKAPDAFYALRLLESTGIVVVPGSGFGQVPGTWHFRCTILPQEEKIPAIISRFTVFHETFMAEYRD, from the exons ATGCTGTGCGTGGAGAGATTGTCATCCATGCTCAG CGCTTGCAGCAACAGCTGCAAACTCAACCAGGATCTCTACCTTTTGATGAG ATCCTCTATTGTAACATTGGGAACCCACAATCTCTTGGTCAGCAACCAGTTACATTCTTCAGGGAGGTATGTGAATTTTGTACCTGCAGAGTTTAAAGTTTGTTCCGCTGGATTCTTACATGGTATATCGCAGGTTCTTGCACTTTGTGATCATCCAGACCTGTTGAAAAAAGAGGAAATCAAAACATTGTTCAG TGCTGATTCTATTTCTCGAGCAAAGCAGATTCTTGCCTTGATACCTGGAAGAGCAACAGGAGCATACAGTCATAGCCAG GGTATAAAAGGACTTCGTGATGCAATTGCTTCTGGGATCGCTTCACGAGATGGATTCCCTGCTAATGCTGATGATATTTTTCTTACAGACGGAGCAAGTCCTGGG GTGCACCTGATGATGCAATTACTGATAAGGAATGAGAAAGATGGCATTCTTGTCCCGATTCCTCAGTACCCTTTGTACTCGGCTTCTATAGCTCTTCATGGCGGATCTCTT GTCCCATACTATCTCAATGAATCGACAGGCTGGGGTTTGGAAATCTCTGATGTTAAGAAGCAACTCGAAGATGCTCGGTCAAGAGGCATCGACGTTAGGGCTTTGGTGGTTATCAATCCAGGAAATCCTACTGGACAG GTACTTGCTGAGGAAAACCAATATGACATAGTGAAGTTCTGCAAAAATGAGGGTCTTGTTCTTCTGGCTGATGAG GTATACCAAGAGAACATCTACGCTGACAACAAGAAATTCCACTCTTTCAAGAAGATAGTGAGATCCTTGGGATACGGCGAGGAGGATCTCCCTCTAGTATCATATCAATCTGTTTCTAAGG GATATTATGGTGAGTGTGGTAAAAGAGGTGGTTACATGGAGATTACTGGCTTCAGTGCTCCAGTAAGAGAGCAGATCTACAAAATAGCATCAGTGAACCTATGTTCCAATATCACCGGCCAGATCCTTGCTAGTCTTGTCATGAACCCACCAAAG GCAAGTGATGAATCATATGCTTCATACAAGGCAGAAAAAGATGGGATCCTTGCATCATTAGCTCGTCGTGCGAAG GCATTGGAGATTGCATTCAGTAAACTTGAGGGAATTACTTGCAACAAGGCTGAAGGAGCAATGTACCTGTTCCCTCAAATCTGTCTACCACAGAAGGCGATTGAGGCCGCTAAAGCTGCTAACAAAGCACCTGATGCATTCTATGCTCTTCGTCTCCTTGAGTCAACTGGAATCGTTGTTGTCCCTGGATCTGGATTTGGACAG gttcctggCACATGGCACTTCAGGTGCACGATCCTTCCGCAGGAGGAGAAGATCCCGGCGATCATCTCCCGCTTCACGGTGTTCCATGAGACGTTCATGGCAGAGTACCGTGACTAA